Proteins co-encoded in one Alcanivorax sp. genomic window:
- a CDS encoding DUF481 domain-containing protein, translating to MMKKAAVLAASFVVTGLPVCAYAEQTFDSAAKPPEVWTPPLFDVQQWDWIQVDTGEWVKGRLKVLLDESVEIDSDHFDLISIDWEDVAYIRTGRVMSVLMEGGDIILGRLTTESGKLMIGGEPVEFEQVVGIASASPREFDLWTADVSVGLNFRSGNVEQKDLNTKVSLKRRTVKNSTRMSYTGNYSESSSEQIANNHSAEVTHDYRVSNRWFFRPVQAQYYRDPFQNRAAEWTLGFGGGYQIFDTPKLDWLVAAGPGYQRTEYVDVAPGEDRTIATPALLLSSFYDQELTDNIDILFEYQVTLTETKGGRAKHDFYTALDVDLTSRLDLRIAGSWKRIESPQPDSNGITPEKDDFTATLGLNLEI from the coding sequence ATGATGAAAAAGGCAGCCGTTCTGGCTGCCTCTTTCGTTGTGACTGGATTGCCTGTTTGTGCATACGCGGAACAAACCTTCGACAGTGCCGCCAAACCCCCGGAAGTCTGGACACCGCCCCTGTTTGATGTGCAGCAGTGGGACTGGATTCAGGTAGATACCGGTGAATGGGTAAAAGGGCGCCTGAAAGTCCTGCTTGATGAATCCGTGGAGATCGACAGTGATCACTTTGATCTGATTTCTATCGATTGGGAAGATGTTGCCTATATCCGCACAGGTCGGGTGATGTCGGTGCTGATGGAGGGTGGCGATATTATTCTTGGCCGGCTGACCACGGAAAGCGGCAAACTGATGATCGGTGGTGAGCCTGTGGAATTTGAGCAGGTAGTGGGGATCGCCAGCGCGTCGCCCAGGGAGTTCGATCTGTGGACCGCGGATGTATCGGTGGGCCTCAATTTCCGCAGTGGTAACGTGGAACAGAAAGACCTGAACACCAAGGTTTCCCTGAAACGACGAACCGTGAAGAACAGTACCCGGATGAGCTATACCGGGAATTACTCCGAGTCATCTTCCGAGCAGATTGCCAATAACCATAGCGCTGAAGTCACTCACGATTACCGAGTCAGCAACCGCTGGTTCTTCCGGCCGGTGCAGGCACAGTATTACCGTGATCCTTTCCAGAACCGGGCAGCAGAATGGACGCTGGGTTTTGGTGGCGGTTATCAGATATTTGATACGCCAAAACTGGATTGGCTGGTGGCGGCCGGCCCCGGTTATCAGCGTACCGAATACGTGGATGTGGCCCCGGGCGAAGACAGAACCATTGCTACGCCGGCGCTCTTGCTCAGCTCGTTTTACGATCAGGAGCTGACGGACAATATCGATATCCTGTTTGAATACCAGGTCACGCTGACGGAGACGAAGGGTGGGCGCGCCAAGCATGATTTCTACACCGCGCTGGATGTGGATCTCACCAGTCGTCTGGACCTGCGCATCGCCGGTTCCTGGAAGCGCATTGAGAGTCCGCAGCCAGACAGTAATGGCATTACCCCGGAAAAAGATGACTTTACTGCCACCTTGGGTCTGAATCTTGAAATCTGA
- the glsA gene encoding glutaminase A encodes MQYSRKFFSLMFAGMLAMASASCSAESEATAAAGPVDSKLTEKNINAELKKAYDKYKGLKEGANADYIPALDKVDSNIFGIVLVTVDGKVYTVGDIESEVSIQSISKVFTMAKVTEEKGIDALPKNVGVDATGQVFNSIYAIEQNQGHEMNPLVNAGAITTTSMVEGKSYNEIWNKILGYYSDFAGRELTVLEDIYKSEAATNQRNQAIAHLMYAYGHIEGDPLQATDIYTRQCSVGVNAKDLGMMAATLANAGTNPVTGKELVKPADMPEILAVMATAGLYDDAGKWLYKTGLPAKSGVGGGIIAVSPGKFGIAAISPPLDAAGNSVRAQKAIADISAALGGNPYEAQPYGK; translated from the coding sequence ATGCAATATTCACGTAAGTTTTTCAGCCTGATGTTTGCCGGCATGCTGGCCATGGCCAGCGCCAGCTGTTCGGCTGAATCCGAGGCAACGGCCGCGGCCGGCCCGGTGGACAGCAAACTCACCGAAAAGAATATCAATGCCGAACTGAAGAAGGCCTACGACAAGTACAAAGGCTTGAAGGAAGGCGCCAACGCGGATTACATCCCGGCGCTGGACAAGGTGGATTCCAACATCTTCGGCATCGTTCTGGTGACCGTGGATGGCAAGGTCTATACCGTGGGCGACATTGAATCCGAAGTGTCGATCCAGTCTATCTCCAAGGTATTCACCATGGCCAAGGTGACCGAAGAGAAAGGCATTGATGCACTGCCCAAGAATGTGGGTGTGGATGCCACTGGCCAGGTGTTCAACTCCATCTACGCCATCGAGCAGAACCAGGGGCATGAAATGAACCCGCTGGTGAACGCCGGTGCCATCACCACCACCAGCATGGTGGAAGGCAAGAGCTACAACGAGATCTGGAACAAGATCCTCGGTTACTACAGCGACTTTGCCGGGCGTGAGCTCACCGTGCTGGAAGACATCTACAAGTCTGAAGCGGCCACCAACCAGCGTAACCAGGCGATTGCCCACCTGATGTATGCCTATGGCCATATCGAGGGCGATCCGCTGCAGGCCACCGACATCTATACCCGTCAGTGTTCAGTTGGTGTGAATGCCAAGGACCTGGGCATGATGGCGGCTACCCTGGCCAACGCGGGTACCAACCCGGTCACCGGCAAGGAACTGGTGAAACCGGCGGATATGCCGGAGATCCTGGCGGTCATGGCCACGGCAGGTCTGTATGATGACGCCGGCAAGTGGCTGTATAAAACTGGCTTGCCCGCCAAGAGTGGTGTGGGCGGCGGTATCATCGCCGTTTCCCCGGGCAAGTTCGGCATTGCCGCTATCTCTCCGCCGCTGGATGCCGCGGGTAACAGCGTCCGTGCCCAGAAGGCCATCGCCGACATCTCTGCCGCACTGGGCGGCAACCCCTACGAGGCTCAACCGTACGGTAAGTAA
- a CDS encoding DcaP family trimeric outer membrane transporter, with amino-acid sequence MRKTFPLRGLSAAMLMAPLACVAAESDSSFEVYGFGMVDYVQGFDRVTPEWEDTLRPGRIPYNQDAVGSDGQAVLGVRQSRLGVNASTMAGDAPLTTKFEFDMFGVGADEGQTTIRLRHAYGEWKSILAGQTNSVFMDGDVFPNVIDYWGPSGMVFLRNPQIRWTPIQGDSTVAVAIENPGSGVDNGLDPNTTSGDDEYPDLTAHFRQVEDWGHFQVAGILRQVGYDTPGGLDGEPDDSELGWGVNLTGTINMFEKDRIILGVVHGDGISNYMNDGGVDMAPDGDAADPDYKVVPLTGLIAYYDHYWNDRYSSSIGYSSTEIDNMDFQTADAFEKGEYASVNLLHTPNDKVLMGVEYLFGKRTSNDGTTGYDRRVQFSVKYNFSSGNLL; translated from the coding sequence ATGCGAAAGACCTTTCCTCTTAGAGGCCTCAGTGCTGCCATGCTGATGGCGCCTCTTGCTTGTGTGGCTGCCGAATCCGATTCCTCCTTTGAAGTCTATGGCTTTGGTATGGTGGATTATGTGCAGGGCTTTGATCGTGTTACCCCGGAGTGGGAAGACACATTGCGCCCGGGCCGCATTCCCTATAACCAGGATGCGGTTGGCAGTGATGGCCAGGCTGTACTCGGTGTTCGTCAGAGTCGTCTGGGCGTAAATGCCAGCACCATGGCGGGTGATGCTCCGTTAACCACCAAGTTCGAATTCGATATGTTCGGCGTCGGCGCCGATGAAGGGCAGACTACCATTCGTTTGCGACACGCCTACGGCGAATGGAAATCCATTCTTGCCGGCCAGACCAACAGTGTGTTCATGGATGGAGATGTGTTCCCCAACGTAATTGATTACTGGGGGCCGTCCGGCATGGTATTCCTGCGCAATCCGCAGATTCGCTGGACCCCGATCCAGGGTGATTCCACGGTGGCCGTCGCCATTGAAAACCCGGGTAGTGGTGTGGATAACGGGTTGGACCCGAACACCACCTCGGGTGATGACGAATACCCGGATCTGACCGCGCACTTCCGCCAGGTGGAAGATTGGGGGCATTTCCAGGTGGCCGGTATCCTGCGCCAGGTGGGGTATGACACCCCGGGTGGTCTGGACGGCGAACCTGATGACAGCGAGTTGGGCTGGGGGGTGAACCTTACCGGTACCATCAACATGTTTGAAAAAGACCGTATCATTCTGGGCGTTGTCCACGGTGATGGTATTTCCAACTACATGAATGATGGCGGCGTGGACATGGCACCTGATGGCGATGCGGCCGATCCGGATTACAAGGTAGTGCCGCTTACAGGCCTCATTGCCTACTATGATCACTACTGGAATGACCGCTACAGCTCCTCCATCGGCTACAGCTCCACGGAAATCGACAACATGGATTTCCAGACTGCTGATGCCTTCGAGAAGGGCGAATATGCCTCCGTTAACCTGCTGCACACACCAAATGACAAAGTCCTGATGGGGGTGGAATACCTGTTCGGCAAACGCACTTCCAATGATGGCACCACCGGTTACGACCGTCGCGTGCAGTTCAGCGTGAAGTACAACTTTTCCAGCGGAAACCTGCTGTAA
- a CDS encoding HAD-IA family hydrolase, with protein MSILQLPDAHPEAILLDWHATLVDTHDAMYHAVDDVLPHLEELDLWYNLLDPDDSKTIEDAKLLIYVKDHRRLHPKIVAQRKISRTDIFEVLFGSDQDAKGRAHKAFDQAYKKYVEAVFPLEADIRQQLERIRALDIRTGLISNRKRDFLEHELALVDGNGWEDLFDVVVCGSDVARRKPAPDMLLKALDKLGLPPGLDCWYIGDSTTDVIAAKEAGITSIFYNGAGWDQAWLDKIFPDTTKHPHRPDAVVGSIAELTDLTRHLLAQHKRVERARS; from the coding sequence ATGAGCATACTCCAGCTTCCTGATGCCCACCCCGAAGCCATCCTGCTGGATTGGCACGCCACCCTGGTGGACACCCACGATGCCATGTACCACGCCGTGGACGATGTACTGCCGCACCTGGAAGAACTGGACCTGTGGTACAACCTGCTCGATCCTGACGATTCAAAAACTATTGAAGATGCCAAACTGCTGATCTACGTGAAGGATCACCGCCGGCTGCATCCCAAGATCGTTGCCCAACGCAAGATTTCCCGCACCGATATCTTTGAAGTGTTGTTTGGCAGCGACCAGGACGCCAAGGGGCGTGCACACAAGGCCTTTGACCAGGCGTACAAGAAATATGTGGAAGCGGTATTCCCACTGGAAGCAGACATTCGCCAACAACTTGAGCGCATCCGCGCCCTGGACATCAGGACCGGCCTGATCTCCAACCGCAAACGGGACTTTCTGGAGCACGAACTGGCGCTGGTGGATGGCAACGGCTGGGAGGACCTGTTCGATGTAGTGGTGTGCGGCAGTGATGTGGCCCGGCGCAAACCGGCCCCGGACATGCTCCTGAAAGCCCTGGACAAACTGGGACTGCCCCCCGGCCTGGACTGCTGGTACATCGGCGACAGCACCACCGACGTGATCGCTGCCAAGGAAGCCGGCATCACCTCCATCTTCTATAACGGTGCGGGCTGGGACCAGGCCTGGCTGGACAAGATCTTTCCTGATACCACCAAACACCCACACCGCCCGGATGCCGTGGTCGGCAGTATTGCCGAACTCACCGACCTGACCCGACATCTGCTGGCACAGCACAAGCGAGTGGAACGCGCCCGCAGCTGA
- a CDS encoding amidase: MTAPSPIPPRLHAFRDDALGTSDATELAQRLQKGEITSTQATEAAIARLNAASDLNGLVLNTFEDARQRAAHTRFDGFFAGVPSLIKDNIDLQGLATGHGSAAVGSKPMKQTSALAKQYLAQGFNLLGKSTLPAFGFTASTEMAHAPATRNPWHLDHSAGGSSGGSAALVAAGAVPIAHGNDGGGSIRIPAAVCGLVGLKCTRGRLVTQEAAKALPVNIISDGVLTRTVRDTANFFMEAEKYYRNPKLPPVGQVDGPGQKRLRIGLMVDSIAGEPTCAQTRQAVESTARLLSDLGHKVEIARIDLPQRFVDDFLLYWAMLAFFVSKFGRMLFPQGFEHHQLDPLTLGLARYYRQRFLKTPGMLRQLRKSQARYAEVFNQFDVMLTPVLAHTTPELGFLGAAVDFDTQLERLLRYTTFTPANNAAGSPGISLPLGQANNGLPIGIQLNGRHGDERTLLELAFELESAQPFKRLDQFHLAHTAKNGDTV; this comes from the coding sequence ATGACAGCACCCTCCCCTATACCCCCGCGTTTGCATGCCTTCCGCGACGACGCTCTGGGTACCAGTGATGCCACTGAACTGGCCCAACGCCTGCAAAAAGGCGAGATCACCTCTACACAAGCCACCGAAGCCGCCATCGCCCGACTCAATGCCGCCAGCGATCTGAACGGCCTGGTACTCAACACCTTTGAAGACGCCCGCCAGCGGGCCGCACACACGCGCTTCGACGGATTCTTTGCCGGCGTGCCCAGCCTGATCAAGGACAATATCGACCTGCAAGGGCTGGCCACCGGTCACGGCAGCGCCGCAGTGGGCAGCAAACCCATGAAGCAAACCAGCGCGCTGGCCAAACAATACCTGGCCCAGGGCTTCAATCTGCTGGGCAAGAGTACCCTGCCCGCCTTTGGTTTCACCGCCTCCACGGAAATGGCCCACGCCCCGGCCACCCGCAACCCTTGGCATCTGGATCATTCTGCCGGCGGGTCCTCCGGAGGCAGCGCAGCACTGGTTGCCGCCGGCGCTGTGCCTATCGCCCATGGCAATGATGGCGGTGGCTCCATTCGCATTCCTGCCGCGGTCTGCGGGCTGGTAGGGCTGAAATGCACCCGCGGCCGGCTTGTCACCCAGGAAGCCGCCAAGGCACTGCCCGTGAATATCATCAGTGATGGTGTACTCACGCGCACGGTGCGCGATACCGCCAACTTTTTCATGGAAGCCGAAAAATATTATCGCAACCCCAAGCTTCCGCCTGTTGGGCAGGTCGACGGGCCGGGGCAGAAACGACTGCGCATTGGTTTGATGGTGGATTCCATCGCCGGCGAGCCCACTTGTGCACAAACCCGTCAGGCCGTTGAATCCACCGCCAGGTTGCTCAGCGACCTGGGGCACAAGGTGGAAATCGCCAGGATAGATCTACCCCAACGCTTTGTGGACGACTTCCTGCTTTATTGGGCCATGCTGGCCTTCTTCGTCAGCAAGTTCGGACGCATGCTGTTTCCACAGGGGTTCGAACACCACCAGCTCGACCCGCTTACCCTGGGGCTTGCCCGTTATTATCGGCAACGGTTCCTGAAAACCCCCGGAATGTTGCGCCAGCTGCGCAAGAGCCAAGCCCGCTATGCCGAGGTCTTTAATCAGTTTGATGTGATGCTGACACCGGTATTGGCCCATACCACACCCGAGCTTGGATTCCTGGGCGCCGCAGTGGATTTCGATACCCAACTGGAAAGGCTGCTGCGTTACACCACCTTCACACCGGCCAACAATGCAGCAGGAAGCCCCGGTATTTCGCTACCACTGGGACAAGCAAACAATGGCCTGCCCATCGGAATACAACTCAATGGCCGCCACGGCGATGAGCGCACACTGCTGGAACTGGCCTTCGAACTGGAGAGCGCGCAGCCATTTAAAAGACTGGACCAGTTTCACCTGGCCCACACCGCAAAGAACGGAGACACAGTATGA
- a CDS encoding SDR family oxidoreductase: MKGQWLFNHKTTADQVLENKDLTGKTAMVTGANGGIGFETARALAAAGARVILACRNPKLGEQAISRIQCAHPHASVELVLLDLASPASVRACANNLREREALSQLDILICNAGSMSTQYQLTEDGIERTVAVCHLGHFLLCQELLAMLLRAPAPRVVMVSSESHKYPFKLDFDNLLVSKKQNAITAFNAYGQAKLCNALMALELQQRYGAKGLTACAVHPGALVTTGFGNGSWLTRLAFKVASPFTKTPNQGAATSVMCATHDNNEDIAGGYFSHCRPARRSKEAANPAVAKRLWDFSEQHVQHG; encoded by the coding sequence ATGAAAGGGCAGTGGCTTTTCAATCACAAAACCACGGCGGATCAGGTGCTGGAAAACAAGGACCTGACAGGGAAAACCGCAATGGTAACCGGTGCCAATGGCGGCATCGGCTTTGAAACCGCACGGGCCCTGGCGGCAGCAGGGGCGCGCGTGATTCTCGCTTGCCGCAATCCGAAACTTGGCGAACAGGCGATATCCAGAATTCAGTGCGCTCACCCCCATGCCAGCGTTGAACTGGTATTACTGGATCTGGCCTCACCGGCCAGCGTGCGCGCTTGTGCCAATAACCTTCGTGAACGTGAAGCCCTGTCGCAGCTGGATATTCTGATCTGCAACGCCGGCTCCATGTCCACCCAGTACCAGCTCACTGAGGATGGCATCGAAAGGACCGTGGCGGTGTGTCACCTCGGCCACTTCCTGCTGTGCCAGGAACTGCTCGCTATGCTACTGCGCGCCCCGGCACCCCGTGTGGTCATGGTCTCCAGTGAGTCGCACAAATACCCGTTCAAACTCGATTTCGACAACCTGCTGGTTTCCAAAAAGCAGAACGCCATCACCGCCTTCAACGCCTACGGGCAAGCCAAACTTTGCAACGCCCTGATGGCACTGGAGCTGCAACAGCGCTATGGCGCCAAGGGGCTCACTGCCTGCGCCGTCCACCCCGGTGCGCTGGTAACAACCGGTTTCGGGAATGGCTCCTGGCTCACCCGGCTGGCCTTCAAGGTTGCCAGTCCGTTTACCAAAACGCCGAATCAGGGAGCCGCCACCAGCGTCATGTGTGCCACCCACGACAATAATGAAGACATTGCCGGCGGTTATTTCTCTCACTGCCGCCCGGCTCGTCGCTCCAAAGAAGCCGCGAACCCGGCAGTGGCTAAACGGCTTTGGGATTTTTCAGAACAGCATGTGCAGCATGGGTGA
- a CDS encoding AraC family transcriptional regulator, which yields MSEKKQATALLMGPLLHLLHERGLDGEAILRRNGLDPAVVRDPEAKLDASVSTALLDDCLEELGDPGMAIEVARHAEYSTFGALGLAVAAGGDLYSVLNRITRFHRLISDLVVTELVAGDDSVALRFTSNTDHQPHPQAIAFVMATIVRLLRIRIHRDHNPVAVSVPEWVEEGLKQALARYCRCEVVVAEHYSLAFDKRNAQKMLAASDIQLAAMLDATLTQRLADAEPASLASRLSLWIEQRLPDGEPAQSEAAEECCMSTRSLQRRLSDEGLSWKQLLEDTRKTLVERHLRTPGMTVTQMAFLLGFSEVSAFSRAFKKWYGVSPSQFR from the coding sequence ATGTCAGAAAAAAAACAGGCGACAGCACTGCTCATGGGGCCGCTACTCCATTTGTTGCACGAGCGTGGTCTGGATGGGGAGGCGATCCTGCGTCGCAATGGCCTGGATCCTGCGGTGGTCCGTGATCCTGAGGCCAAGCTGGACGCGTCGGTATCCACGGCCTTGCTGGACGATTGCCTGGAGGAGCTGGGCGATCCGGGCATGGCCATCGAAGTGGCCCGCCATGCGGAATACAGTACCTTCGGGGCTTTGGGACTGGCGGTGGCGGCGGGCGGCGACCTGTATAGCGTACTTAACCGCATTACCCGGTTTCACCGGTTAATCAGTGATCTGGTGGTCACCGAGCTGGTGGCCGGTGACGACAGTGTTGCCCTGCGCTTTACGTCCAATACGGATCATCAGCCCCACCCCCAGGCCATTGCCTTTGTGATGGCCACCATCGTGCGCCTGCTGCGTATTCGCATTCACCGTGATCACAACCCGGTGGCGGTGTCGGTGCCGGAATGGGTGGAAGAGGGGTTGAAGCAGGCCCTGGCCCGTTATTGTCGCTGTGAAGTGGTGGTGGCGGAGCATTACAGCCTGGCGTTTGACAAACGCAATGCCCAAAAAATGCTGGCGGCCAGCGATATCCAGTTGGCGGCCATGCTGGACGCCACACTGACGCAGCGGCTGGCCGATGCCGAGCCAGCCTCGCTGGCCAGCCGGTTAAGCCTGTGGATCGAGCAGCGTCTGCCGGACGGGGAGCCGGCGCAATCGGAGGCGGCGGAGGAGTGCTGCATGAGCACCCGCAGCCTGCAGCGGCGCTTGAGTGATGAAGGCCTGAGCTGGAAACAGCTGCTGGAAGACACTCGCAAGACGTTGGTGGAACGTCATCTGCGCACGCCAGGGATGACGGTGACGCAGATGGCCTTCCTGTTGGGCTTTTCTGAAGTGAGCGCGTTTTCCCGGGCCTTCAAGAAATGGTACGGGGTGTCGCCCAGTCAATTCCGATAG
- a CDS encoding fatty acid desaturase, translating to MATAPARGKSATDKKIQRDIIAISDDIRQRHGWLKHQNAIGFGIFAIAIAGCTLNAVLYLQGLMPAWAVILLTAFWTSLLHELEHDLIHWMYFKNNKLVHHLMMLGVYLWRPTTINPWVRRHLHFHHHKHSGSETDLEERGITNGEKWGLKRLIMVGDNMLAVYLRAIKYLTEPVKLYRRGVITRKDIRNFRLIGLVSYNPLGVIVHAIWHGFVLYHLLNGIAWLAGTSIAWPEVVTAQLSWITPLVVVLIAPNMLRTFSLHFISSNMHYYGDNEPGKITEQCQVLNVWWLWPLQAFCFNFGSTHAIHHFVVRDPFYVRQMTAKRAHLVLKENGVRFNDLGTFRRANRMHEKPQTA from the coding sequence ATGGCTACAGCACCTGCTCGCGGCAAGTCCGCAACAGATAAAAAAATTCAACGCGATATCATCGCCATCAGTGATGATATACGGCAACGCCACGGCTGGCTCAAGCACCAGAACGCCATCGGCTTCGGCATTTTTGCCATAGCCATTGCTGGCTGCACCCTCAACGCCGTGCTCTACCTGCAGGGCCTCATGCCTGCCTGGGCGGTGATCCTGCTTACCGCCTTCTGGACCTCCCTGCTGCACGAACTGGAACACGACCTGATCCACTGGATGTACTTCAAGAACAACAAGCTGGTTCATCACCTGATGATGCTCGGCGTGTACCTGTGGCGCCCCACCACCATCAACCCCTGGGTACGTCGCCACCTGCACTTCCATCACCACAAACACTCCGGCAGTGAAACCGACCTGGAAGAGCGCGGCATCACCAACGGCGAAAAGTGGGGCCTCAAGCGCCTGATCATGGTGGGCGACAACATGCTCGCCGTGTACCTGCGCGCCATCAAATACCTGACTGAGCCGGTAAAGCTCTACCGTCGTGGCGTTATCACCCGCAAAGACATTCGCAACTTCCGCCTGATCGGCCTGGTGAGCTACAACCCGCTGGGCGTCATCGTCCACGCCATCTGGCATGGCTTTGTGCTCTACCACCTGCTCAACGGCATTGCCTGGCTGGCCGGTACCAGCATCGCCTGGCCGGAAGTGGTGACGGCACAGCTGAGCTGGATTACTCCGCTGGTGGTGGTACTGATCGCTCCCAACATGCTGCGTACCTTCTCCCTGCACTTCATCTCGTCCAACATGCATTACTACGGCGACAATGAGCCGGGCAAGATCACCGAACAGTGCCAGGTGTTGAATGTCTGGTGGCTATGGCCCCTGCAGGCATTCTGCTTCAACTTCGGCAGCACCCACGCTATCCACCACTTTGTGGTCCGTGACCCCTTCTATGTAAGGCAGATGACCGCCAAGCGGGCCCACCTAGTGCTGAAGGAAAACGGCGTGCGTTTCAACGACCTGGGCACCTTCCGCCGCGCCAATCGCATGCACGAAAAACCGCAAACCGCCTGA